One genomic segment of Erysipelotrichaceae bacterium 66202529 includes these proteins:
- a CDS encoding metallophosphoesterase, with protein MVKKLLKIVSVLILLALIVAGVFFYSIYISVDRVNLNYQTISSSKIPEDMNDLKIAFVSDIKYNEYMNKERLSSMIGKLNTVGADVVIFGGDMFSNPQTKAPDSQMSKDLTTILKSIDAPLGKFAVLGDEDLANDKTKSIVSQILYDSDFEILSDTSIRLRNKGDSSISLIGLNNMLNGDPQPDKAMKKVSKDEFNILLTHCPDIVKTSGINTQYLNLIIAGHSLGGQIYLPVLGPLHTMDGAATYNHGSYDINGTSLYVSNGLGTKDIDMRLMAPPQILIFRLQHEAAKN; from the coding sequence ATGGTAAAAAAACTACTTAAAATCGTTTCTGTCCTGATACTTCTGGCTTTGATCGTCGCCGGCGTTTTTTTCTACTCTATCTATATTTCGGTAGATCGCGTCAACCTCAACTACCAGACGATTTCCTCCAGTAAGATACCAGAAGATATGAATGATTTAAAAATCGCATTTGTCAGCGATATTAAATACAATGAATATATGAATAAAGAGCGTTTGAGCAGTATGATCGGTAAGCTCAATACCGTAGGAGCAGATGTAGTGATCTTCGGCGGTGATATGTTTTCCAATCCGCAAACAAAGGCTCCGGATTCGCAAATGAGTAAGGATCTGACGACCATCCTGAAAAGCATTGATGCCCCGCTAGGTAAGTTTGCGGTGCTCGGTGATGAGGACTTGGCGAATGACAAGACAAAGAGCATCGTTTCTCAGATTTTATATGACAGTGATTTTGAAATTTTGAGTGATACGAGTATTCGCCTTAGAAACAAGGGTGATTCCAGCATCTCATTGATTGGGCTTAACAATATGCTGAATGGAGATCCACAGCCGGATAAGGCGATGAAAAAGGTCAGTAAGGATGAATTCAACATTCTGCTTACACACTGTCCCGATATTGTGAAAACAAGCGGTATCAATACACAGTATCTCAATCTTATTATTGCAGGACATTCCCTGGGCGGACAGATTTATCTGCCGGTACTTGGGCCGCTGCATACGATGGATGGTGCAGCCACCTATAACCATGGTTCCTATGATATCAATGGTACAAGTCTTTATGTATCCAACGGTCTGGGCACCAAGGATATTGATATGCGTCTGATGGCTCCTCCGCAAATTCTGATATTTCGACTTCAGCATGAAGCCGCAAAGAACTGA